A window of the Natronomonas salina genome harbors these coding sequences:
- a CDS encoding metallophosphoesterase family protein, which yields MQVVLASDTHVKSRAPELPAWVREALRAADHVVHAGDFDSRPAYEEIRELAADLTAVGGNMDRALDLPAVATADLGGVRFVVTHGTGPDEGYRQRVAETVADRAAADRPTVGVSGHTHQVLDVRVDGYHLLNPGSATGAWPAQEASLMVAEVDGGDLDVEVRRG from the coding sequence ATGCAGGTCGTCCTGGCGAGCGACACGCACGTCAAGTCCCGCGCGCCGGAGCTCCCGGCGTGGGTCCGCGAGGCGCTGCGGGCGGCCGACCACGTCGTCCACGCCGGCGACTTCGACTCCCGGCCGGCCTACGAGGAGATCCGCGAGCTGGCCGCCGACCTCACCGCCGTCGGCGGGAACATGGACCGCGCGCTCGACCTCCCCGCGGTGGCGACCGCCGACCTCGGCGGCGTCCGGTTCGTCGTCACCCACGGCACCGGCCCCGACGAGGGCTACCGGCAGCGGGTCGCCGAGACCGTCGCCGACCGCGCCGCGGCGGACCGGCCGACGGTCGGCGTCTCGGGTCACACCCACCAGGTGCTGGACGTCCGCGTCGACGGCTACCACCTCCTGAACCCGGGCAGCGCGACCGGCGCCTGGCCGGCCCAGGAGGCGAGCCTGATGGTCGCCGAGGTCGACGGCGGCGACCTCGACGTCGAGGTCCGGCGCGGGTAG
- a CDS encoding NUDIX domain-containing protein, protein MDERAVVTCFLRHGPDVLLLRRSDAVGTYPGRWGGVSGFAEGTPDEAARWEIHEEVGLLGAADVVRSGEPLHVEDESRGVRWVVHPYLFDCATTDVEPNEEVAEYEWVQPPAILDRETVPRLWETYAAVAPTVETVRGDDDHGSAYVSLRALEVLRDRATETGSGDGDYAALAALARDLKAARPSMGVVANRVNRVLSEADATPESVLEAALDGCERAVRADGEAAANAAEVVGDRVLTLSRSGTVLDALRSADPEAVFVAESRPAKEGVGVARELAEADAPPDVSLCVDAAVGHVVAEEAVDTVLVGADSVLSDGAVVNKVGTRLAALAARESDVDCYAVCSRDKVVPEAAVELESGPPKAVHERSAPFEVLNPTFERTPAGLFAGVVTEDGVLSVGEVESVAANHADLGGWDE, encoded by the coding sequence ATGGACGAGCGAGCCGTCGTCACCTGCTTCCTCCGGCACGGGCCGGACGTGCTCCTGCTCCGGCGGAGCGACGCGGTCGGTACCTACCCGGGGAGGTGGGGCGGCGTCTCCGGGTTCGCCGAGGGGACGCCGGACGAGGCCGCCCGCTGGGAGATCCACGAGGAGGTCGGCCTGCTCGGTGCAGCCGACGTCGTCCGCTCCGGCGAACCCCTCCACGTCGAGGACGAGTCGCGGGGCGTCCGGTGGGTCGTCCACCCGTACCTCTTCGACTGCGCGACGACCGACGTCGAACCCAACGAGGAGGTCGCCGAGTACGAGTGGGTCCAGCCGCCCGCCATCCTCGACCGCGAGACGGTCCCGCGGCTCTGGGAGACGTACGCCGCCGTCGCGCCGACCGTCGAGACCGTCCGGGGGGACGACGACCACGGGTCCGCCTACGTCTCGTTGCGGGCCCTGGAGGTGCTCCGCGACCGCGCCACGGAGACCGGCTCGGGCGACGGCGACTACGCGGCCCTCGCGGCGCTCGCTCGCGACCTGAAGGCGGCCCGGCCGAGCATGGGCGTGGTCGCCAACCGGGTCAACCGCGTGCTGAGCGAGGCCGACGCCACGCCCGAGTCGGTCCTCGAGGCGGCCCTGGACGGCTGCGAGCGGGCGGTCCGGGCCGACGGCGAGGCGGCCGCGAACGCAGCCGAGGTCGTCGGCGACCGCGTCCTGACGCTCTCGCGGTCCGGGACGGTCCTCGACGCGCTCCGCTCCGCCGACCCCGAGGCCGTCTTCGTCGCCGAGTCACGGCCCGCCAAGGAGGGCGTCGGCGTCGCCCGGGAGCTGGCCGAGGCGGACGCGCCGCCGGACGTCTCGCTGTGCGTCGACGCCGCCGTGGGTCACGTCGTCGCCGAGGAGGCCGTCGACACCGTGCTCGTCGGGGCCGATTCGGTGCTGTCCGACGGCGCGGTGGTCAACAAGGTCGGGACGCGACTCGCCGCGCTGGCCGCCCGGGAGTCGGACGTCGACTGCTACGCCGTCTGCTCGCGCGACAAGGTCGTCCCGGAGGCGGCGGTCGAACTGGAGTCCGGCCCCCCGAAGGCGGTCCACGAGCGCTCGGCGCCCTTCGAGGTGCTGAACCCGACCTTCGAGCGGACGCCCGCCGGGCTCTTCGCGGGGGTCGTCACCGAGGACGGCGTGCTCTCGGTCGGCGAGGTCGAGTCGGTCGCGGCGAACCACGCCGACCTCGGCGGGTGGGACGAGTGA
- a CDS encoding endonuclease/exonuclease/phosphatase family protein: MTPELRLCSYNLRYAGLDTGENAWKNRRDGVASVLRFHAPDVVCLQEVWQAQLPDLRERLPDYEWVASDASNGEHTPIGYRPDRFSVVDGGSFSLSETPGDLHAYDWDAAIPRVTTEATLEEDATGDRFAVVSTHFDHVSGEARRRGADLLADRLGDRETPAVLAGDFNCTPGDRPYRTLTGAGFRDARTAADAPHGPEVTYNSFEEPQPGKRIDHVFVDGFDVSRFGVLADLDARARYPSDHFALLADLTR; encoded by the coding sequence GTGACACCGGAACTCCGACTCTGCTCGTACAACCTCCGGTACGCGGGGCTGGACACCGGCGAGAACGCCTGGAAGAACCGTCGGGACGGCGTCGCCAGCGTCCTCCGGTTCCACGCCCCCGACGTCGTCTGCCTGCAGGAGGTCTGGCAGGCGCAACTGCCCGACCTCCGGGAGCGCCTCCCGGACTACGAGTGGGTGGCAAGCGACGCCTCGAACGGCGAGCACACGCCGATCGGCTACCGTCCCGACCGGTTCTCGGTCGTCGACGGGGGGTCGTTCTCGCTGTCGGAGACGCCCGGGGACCTCCACGCCTACGACTGGGACGCCGCCATCCCGCGGGTGACGACCGAGGCGACGCTCGAAGAGGACGCGACCGGCGACCGGTTCGCCGTCGTCAGCACGCACTTCGACCACGTGAGCGGGGAGGCGCGTCGCCGCGGCGCCGACCTGCTCGCCGACCGGCTGGGCGACCGCGAGACCCCCGCGGTCCTGGCGGGCGACTTCAACTGCACCCCCGGCGACCGCCCCTACCGGACGCTCACCGGCGCGGGTTTCCGCGACGCCCGTACCGCGGCCGACGCCCCGCACGGCCCCGAGGTGACGTACAACAGCTTCGAGGAACCGCAGCCGGGCAAGCGGATCGACCACGTGTTCGTCGACGGCTTCGACGTCTCGCGGTTCGGCGTCCTCGCGGACCTGGACGCGCGGGCCCGCTACCCCTCGGACCACTTCGCGCTGCTGGCGGACCTGACCCGCTAG
- a CDS encoding ATP-grasp domain-containing protein: MPAEESSADGGSALAVVTGDQAPELTDDGKRAAEWFQDRGLAVDAVRWDRPVDWNTYDLALVRSCYEYPTDPDRFRELLAAMERADVTVCNPPSVLRWNMHKSYVADLAAEGVPVPETAVVERGAETTLEAELERLGLDEAIVKPAVGTGSEGVFRVQAADAGEFEDRFADLLADGDALVQAYCPDISEGERSIAFFGGEYSHAWNSPTTPDDVTRFEGDDHDYEPPESIVEAAATTCRAARDVLDRRDPFPYARVDYVRDEDGGIVVLELELIEPILDLEEAGAVDRFCEAVQSYFESANPELDQT; this comes from the coding sequence ATGCCCGCCGAGGAGTCGTCCGCAGATGGAGGGTCCGCGCTCGCCGTCGTGACCGGCGACCAGGCGCCCGAGTTGACCGACGACGGTAAGCGCGCCGCCGAGTGGTTCCAGGACCGCGGCCTCGCCGTCGACGCCGTCCGCTGGGACCGACCCGTCGACTGGAACACCTACGACCTCGCCCTCGTCCGCTCGTGCTACGAGTACCCGACCGACCCGGACCGGTTCCGGGAGCTGCTCGCCGCGATGGAACGCGCCGACGTGACCGTCTGCAATCCCCCGTCGGTGCTGCGCTGGAACATGCACAAGTCCTACGTGGCGGACCTCGCCGCCGAGGGCGTACCGGTCCCGGAGACGGCCGTCGTCGAGCGCGGCGCCGAGACGACGCTCGAAGCAGAACTGGAACGGCTGGGCCTCGACGAGGCGATCGTCAAGCCCGCAGTCGGGACCGGCTCGGAGGGAGTCTTCCGGGTACAGGCCGCCGACGCCGGCGAGTTCGAGGACCGCTTCGCCGACCTGCTCGCCGACGGCGACGCGCTCGTCCAGGCGTACTGCCCGGACATCTCCGAGGGCGAGCGGTCGATCGCGTTCTTCGGCGGCGAGTACAGCCACGCCTGGAACAGCCCGACGACCCCCGACGACGTCACCCGGTTCGAGGGCGACGACCACGACTACGAGCCCCCGGAGTCCATCGTGGAGGCGGCCGCGACGACCTGCCGCGCCGCCCGCGACGTCCTCGACCGCCGGGACCCGTTCCCGTACGCGCGCGTCGATTACGTCCGGGACGAGGACGGCGGCATCGTCGTCCTCGAACTGGAGTTGATCGAGCCGATCCTCGACCTCGAGGAAGCGGGCGCCGTCGACCGGTTCTGCGAGGCCGTACAGTCGTACTTCGAATCGGCGAATCCTGAACTCGATCAGACGTAG
- the engB gene encoding GTP-binding protein EngB, which produces MFETRPDRDAEVVLLGRSNVGKSTLMREITGHSKFATGGSPGVTRKPNHFDWTAEDFVVTDLPGFGFMSGVPEDVREDIKTDVVRYVEANADKILVAVLVVDGKAAVDIIDRHSGPEEIPHVVELFGFLQELDVPTVVAVNKMDKVDDEDERLDALAERLGLYPPWQQFDDIIAPISAKRGNIDALNEAVRHHLHEQQRDDLFKFF; this is translated from the coding sequence ATGTTCGAGACCCGTCCCGACCGCGACGCGGAGGTCGTCCTCCTCGGGCGGTCCAACGTCGGCAAGTCGACGTTGATGCGGGAGATCACCGGCCACAGCAAGTTCGCCACCGGCGGCAGCCCCGGGGTCACCCGGAAGCCCAACCACTTCGACTGGACCGCCGAGGACTTCGTCGTCACCGACCTCCCCGGCTTCGGCTTCATGTCCGGCGTCCCCGAGGACGTCCGCGAGGACATCAAGACCGACGTCGTCCGGTACGTCGAGGCCAACGCCGACAAGATCCTCGTCGCCGTCCTCGTCGTCGACGGGAAGGCCGCCGTCGACATCATCGACCGCCACTCCGGCCCCGAGGAGATCCCACACGTCGTCGAGCTGTTCGGCTTCCTCCAGGAGCTGGACGTCCCCACCGTCGTCGCCGTCAACAAGATGGACAAGGTCGACGACGAGGACGAGCGGCTCGACGCCCTCGCCGAGCGACTCGGCCTCTATCCTCCCTGGCAGCAGTTCGACGACATCATCGCCCCCATCTCCGCGAAGCGCGGCAACATCGACGCGCTGAACGAGGCCGTCCGCCACCACCTCCACGAACAGCAGCGGGACGACCTGTTCAAGTTCTTCTAA
- a CDS encoding TIGR00341 family protein translates to MRLVQVTIPAGKRETVLDVLDGEGIDYVVTDETSGREYTGVVYFPLPTNAVEPILEELREVGLDREAYTVVMKAETVVSAKFEDLTEEYAQREDSEERIARQELEARAEELASALPTYVVMTVLSGIIATAGLLLDSPATVVGSMVIAPLIGPAMAAAVGSVVGDSDLFRRGIILQMLGVLIAIMAATAFSIFVQLTNLVPPGLDPLSFSEVEERLSPNFLSLAVAIGAGVAGALSLMTGISAALVGVMIAVALIPPAATVGIGIAYGEPALALGSAVLTAVNVLSINLAALVVLWWGGYHPEHFFRRDRARIATVKRVAILVGAIVVLSLFLGGVTYDSYQSASTEEDIRDSVTAELDESAYAGYELLDLNIRTTTDYFLFQRPTEVVVRVGVPPDAERPPLASQLATRLEAEHGLDVQIQVQYLEVEQSGLSDEDGGGDSRGRDE, encoded by the coding sequence GTGCGACTCGTCCAGGTGACCATCCCGGCGGGCAAGCGCGAGACGGTGCTTGACGTCCTCGACGGGGAGGGGATCGACTACGTCGTCACCGACGAGACGAGCGGCCGCGAGTACACCGGCGTCGTCTACTTCCCGCTGCCGACCAACGCCGTCGAGCCGATCCTCGAGGAGCTCCGGGAGGTCGGCCTGGACCGGGAGGCGTACACGGTCGTGATGAAGGCCGAGACCGTCGTCTCCGCGAAGTTCGAGGACCTGACCGAGGAGTACGCCCAGCGGGAGGACAGCGAGGAGCGCATCGCCAGACAGGAGCTGGAGGCCCGCGCCGAGGAGCTCGCGTCGGCGCTGCCGACCTACGTCGTGATGACGGTCCTCTCGGGGATCATCGCCACGGCGGGGCTCCTGCTGGACTCGCCGGCGACGGTCGTCGGCTCGATGGTCATCGCGCCGCTGATCGGCCCGGCGATGGCGGCCGCGGTCGGCAGCGTCGTCGGCGACTCCGACCTGTTCCGCCGGGGGATCATCCTGCAGATGCTCGGCGTCCTGATCGCCATCATGGCGGCGACGGCGTTCTCGATATTCGTCCAGTTGACGAACCTCGTGCCACCCGGACTCGACCCGCTGTCGTTCTCGGAGGTCGAGGAGCGGCTCTCGCCGAACTTCCTGTCGCTGGCGGTCGCCATCGGCGCCGGCGTCGCCGGCGCGCTGAGCCTGATGACCGGCATCTCGGCGGCGCTGGTCGGCGTCATGATCGCCGTCGCGCTCATCCCGCCGGCGGCGACCGTGGGGATCGGCATCGCCTACGGCGAGCCGGCGCTGGCGCTGGGGTCGGCGGTCCTCACGGCGGTGAACGTCCTCTCGATCAACCTCGCGGCGCTGGTGGTGCTGTGGTGGGGCGGCTACCACCCCGAGCACTTCTTCCGGCGGGACCGCGCCCGCATCGCGACGGTCAAGCGCGTCGCCATCCTCGTCGGCGCCATCGTCGTGCTGTCGCTGTTCCTCGGCGGCGTCACCTACGACTCCTACCAGTCGGCCTCGACCGAGGAGGACATCCGGGACTCGGTGACCGCCGAACTCGACGAGTCGGCCTACGCCGGCTACGAACTCCTCGACCTGAACATCCGGACGACCACCGACTACTTCCTCTTCCAGCGGCCGACCGAGGTCGTCGTCCGGGTCGGCGTCCCCCCCGACGCCGAGCGGCCACCGCTGGCGAGCCAGCTCGCAACGCGGCTGGAGGCCGAGCACGGTCTCGACGTCCAGATCCAGGTGCAGTACCTCGAGGTCGAACAGAGCGGTCTGTCGGACGAGGACGGGGGCGGCGACAGCCGGGGTCGCGACGAGTGA
- a CDS encoding 30S ribosomal protein S6e produces MADFQVVVGDTDDGTTYSFDVDGQDANRFVGRSIGETVDGDAVGLPGYELEITGGSDNSGRPMRGDVSGTETRAILSEGGVGFEPTVDGERKRITVRGAEVSEETRQINAKIATRGDQSVDELLGGDEDDE; encoded by the coding sequence ATGGCAGACTTTCAGGTCGTCGTCGGGGACACGGACGACGGCACCACGTACTCGTTCGACGTGGACGGACAGGACGCGAACCGGTTCGTCGGCCGATCCATCGGCGAGACGGTCGACGGCGACGCCGTCGGCCTCCCGGGCTACGAACTGGAGATCACCGGCGGCTCCGACAACTCCGGCCGACCGATGCGCGGCGACGTCTCCGGGACGGAGACCCGCGCCATCCTCTCGGAGGGCGGCGTCGGCTTCGAGCCGACCGTCGACGGCGAGCGCAAGCGCATCACCGTCCGCGGCGCCGAGGTCTCCGAGGAGACCCGCCAGATCAACGCCAAGATCGCCACCCGCGGCGACCAGTCCGTCGACGAGCTCCTCGGCGGCGACGAGGACGACGAGTAA
- a CDS encoding DUF7112 family protein, with protein MPSVSADGCETVRASIERAGALDRPKLVVPEGVLPEGVVRVDADETTYHAPVEVGLGGDVELRGLYDNARLARTGEGENHLAEWVESVGLEAGRSALVDVVVEGEQYGLRAPGDTAVYDVMDEPDDSLASIAEDLDG; from the coding sequence ATGCCTAGCGTCTCTGCCGACGGCTGCGAGACCGTCCGCGCGTCGATCGAGCGGGCCGGCGCCCTGGACCGCCCGAAACTGGTCGTCCCCGAGGGCGTCCTCCCGGAGGGCGTCGTCCGCGTCGACGCCGACGAGACGACCTACCACGCGCCCGTCGAGGTCGGCCTCGGCGGCGACGTCGAACTCCGCGGCCTCTACGACAACGCCCGACTGGCCCGCACCGGCGAGGGCGAGAACCACCTCGCCGAGTGGGTCGAGTCGGTCGGCCTGGAGGCCGGCCGGTCGGCGCTCGTCGACGTCGTCGTCGAGGGCGAGCAGTACGGACTCCGGGCGCCCGGCGACACCGCCGTCTACGACGTGATGGACGAACCCGACGACAGCCTCGCCTCCATCGCGGAGGACCTCGACGGATGA
- a CDS encoding DUF5807 family protein → MSDGSDGDRAGGHADDAAGALYEAFLRGERPDDILVYLHEEGVGSMDDLLDIGTRVDDGVVLVLPGEDGKAAFESATGLDAMDFAGMAMQTDGVVHDDCTGGECPERDEKPDSDHYAKFVFAFAEEENEGVGGIYAEGDVIHGYAACACGTTYSEKWVAES, encoded by the coding sequence ATGAGCGACGGGAGCGACGGCGACCGTGCCGGCGGGCACGCTGACGACGCCGCGGGCGCGCTGTACGAGGCGTTCCTGCGCGGCGAGCGCCCCGACGACATCCTCGTGTACCTCCACGAGGAGGGCGTCGGCTCGATGGACGACCTGCTGGACATCGGCACGCGCGTCGACGACGGCGTCGTCCTGGTGCTGCCCGGCGAGGACGGCAAGGCCGCCTTCGAGAGCGCCACCGGCCTCGACGCGATGGACTTCGCCGGGATGGCGATGCAGACCGACGGCGTCGTCCACGACGACTGCACCGGCGGCGAGTGTCCGGAGCGCGACGAGAAACCCGACAGCGACCACTACGCGAAGTTCGTCTTCGCGTTCGCGGAGGAAGAAAACGAGGGGGTCGGCGGCATCTACGCCGAGGGCGACGTCATCCACGGGTACGCCGCCTGCGCCTGCGGGACGACCTACTCGGAAAAGTGGGTCGCCGAGTCCTGA
- a CDS encoding DHH family phosphoesterase → MDDHLIDDETIPLARRSVLPGEGFFTPDSFDEVQAEREAKETLEGAERVVVADPDADGLGCVALVRVAHGDAALLGAGPHEIDEALEYVAEFGEPDLDLYVCDLCPDDEGDVAALPTVAERAGAIRWFDHHQWDDDLRGYVAEYADLVVGASDEVCTTDVALDAIDYDFPERYAELALVTRDHDLWLREDPRSDDLADYAYWADPEEYVGTVVEHGADLPADVEEYLAERRVEKEALIEKAVDRAELTEVGEWTVGVTYGRCSQNEVAEAMREEGADASVIVKPAGSASIRGTDAFERCHEVAGQVNGGGHPKAAGCKPDIYDDMLDYAHHWTTRGAVTKQVILEAFRNLDPADEADA, encoded by the coding sequence ATGGACGACCATCTCATCGACGACGAGACGATCCCCCTCGCCCGGCGCTCGGTCCTCCCCGGCGAGGGCTTCTTCACGCCCGACTCCTTCGACGAGGTGCAGGCCGAACGCGAGGCGAAGGAGACCCTCGAGGGCGCCGAGCGGGTCGTCGTCGCCGACCCCGACGCCGACGGCCTCGGCTGCGTCGCGCTCGTCCGGGTCGCCCACGGCGACGCCGCGCTGCTCGGTGCCGGCCCCCACGAGATCGACGAGGCCCTCGAGTACGTCGCCGAGTTCGGCGAACCCGACCTCGACCTCTACGTCTGCGACCTCTGCCCGGACGACGAGGGCGACGTCGCCGCGCTGCCGACGGTCGCCGAGCGCGCCGGCGCGATCCGGTGGTTCGACCACCACCAGTGGGACGACGACCTCCGCGGGTACGTCGCGGAGTACGCCGACCTGGTCGTCGGCGCCTCCGACGAGGTCTGCACGACCGACGTGGCGCTCGACGCCATCGACTACGACTTCCCGGAGCGCTACGCCGAACTGGCGCTGGTCACCCGCGACCACGACCTCTGGCTCCGGGAGGACCCCCGCAGCGACGACCTCGCGGACTACGCCTACTGGGCCGACCCCGAGGAGTACGTCGGGACGGTCGTCGAGCACGGCGCCGACCTGCCGGCCGACGTCGAGGAGTACCTGGCCGAGCGGCGCGTCGAGAAGGAGGCGCTCATCGAGAAGGCGGTCGACCGGGCCGAACTGACGGAGGTCGGCGAGTGGACCGTCGGCGTCACCTACGGCCGCTGCTCGCAGAACGAGGTCGCCGAGGCGATGCGCGAGGAGGGCGCCGACGCCTCGGTCATCGTCAAGCCCGCGGGGTCGGCGTCGATCCGCGGCACGGACGCCTTCGAGCGCTGCCACGAGGTCGCCGGCCAGGTCAACGGCGGCGGCCACCCGAAGGCGGCCGGCTGCAAGCCCGACATCTACGACGACATGCTCGACTACGCCCACCACTGGACGACCCGCGGGGCCGTCACGAAGCAGGTCATCCTCGAGGCGTTCCGCAACCTCGACCCCGCGGACGAGGCCGACGCGTAG
- a CDS encoding universal stress protein produces the protein MFETVVVATDGSESVSRAVDCALDLAARFDAAVHALYVVDEGRVGSLPAAVRADVRRALGEQGEEALESVVQANDARADPVDLETAVEVGRPASEIVGYVREVDADAVAMGTRGRSGEHSFLLGSVAEQVVRSCPEPVLTVRQLEV, from the coding sequence ATGTTCGAGACCGTGGTGGTGGCGACCGACGGCTCGGAGAGCGTCTCGCGGGCGGTCGACTGCGCGCTCGACCTCGCGGCGCGCTTCGACGCCGCCGTCCACGCGCTGTACGTCGTCGACGAGGGTCGCGTCGGGTCGCTGCCGGCGGCCGTCCGCGCCGACGTCCGGCGCGCGCTCGGCGAGCAGGGCGAGGAGGCCCTGGAGAGCGTCGTCCAGGCCAACGACGCGCGCGCCGACCCCGTCGACCTGGAGACGGCCGTCGAGGTCGGCCGGCCCGCCTCGGAGATCGTCGGCTACGTCCGCGAGGTCGACGCCGACGCCGTCGCGATGGGGACACGGGGCCGCAGCGGCGAGCACTCGTTCCTGCTGGGCAGCGTCGCCGAGCAGGTCGTCCGGAGCTGTCCGGAGCCGGTGCTGACGGTGCGACAGCTAGAAGTCTGA
- a CDS encoding universal stress protein, with amino-acid sequence MQIETVLAPVDGSETAMDAVEYAVAVAERYEAVVHALYLLGERAAVAIHEGKVEAAAIAERGEQVMAGVRAVAAEHDVPVDHSSAAGFSLDRLAQHPGSVILDVSEMLDADFVVVPREPITGDPEAVIEKAAEYVLAHASQPVLSV; translated from the coding sequence ATGCAGATCGAGACGGTACTGGCGCCGGTCGACGGCAGCGAGACGGCCATGGACGCCGTCGAGTACGCCGTCGCCGTCGCCGAGCGCTACGAGGCGGTCGTCCACGCGCTGTACCTCCTGGGGGAGCGCGCCGCCGTCGCGATACACGAGGGGAAGGTCGAGGCCGCCGCCATCGCCGAACGCGGCGAGCAGGTGATGGCCGGCGTCCGGGCCGTCGCCGCCGAGCACGACGTGCCCGTCGACCACTCCTCGGCGGCCGGGTTCTCGCTCGACCGGCTCGCCCAGCACCCCGGCAGCGTCATCCTCGACGTGAGCGAGATGCTGGACGCCGACTTCGTCGTCGTCCCGCGGGAGCCGATTACCGGCGACCCCGAGGCGGTCATCGAGAAAGCGGCCGAGTACGTGCTGGCCCACGCTTCCCAGCCCGTCCTGTCCGTCTAG
- a CDS encoding GNAT family N-acetyltransferase, with protein sequence MSREYPDEVAGPYEAPPRTFTDREEREIAIRRYDDDYERLVEMYLSFDPEDRAQGIPPTEEKGIRKWLDALLEDDCVNVVAWHDDDPVGHALLVPDRHDASELAIFVLREYQEAGIGTQLIKGLLGAGREAGLDRVWLTVERWNHPATALYRKVGFEPSDDGGFELEMAARLVGDDEDGDD encoded by the coding sequence ATGAGCCGCGAGTACCCCGACGAGGTCGCCGGCCCGTACGAGGCGCCCCCGCGGACGTTCACCGACCGCGAGGAACGCGAGATAGCGATCCGGCGGTACGACGACGATTACGAGCGGCTGGTCGAGATGTACCTGTCGTTCGACCCGGAGGACCGCGCCCAGGGGATCCCCCCGACCGAGGAGAAGGGCATCCGCAAGTGGCTCGACGCGCTCCTCGAGGACGACTGCGTCAACGTCGTCGCCTGGCACGACGACGACCCGGTCGGCCACGCGCTGCTCGTCCCGGACCGCCACGACGCCTCGGAGCTGGCGATCTTCGTCCTCCGGGAGTACCAGGAGGCCGGCATCGGGACCCAGCTCATCAAGGGGCTGCTCGGCGCGGGCCGGGAGGCCGGCCTCGACCGGGTCTGGCTGACCGTCGAGCGCTGGAACCACCCCGCCACCGCCCTCTACCGGAAGGTCGGCTTCGAGCCCAGCGACGACGGCGGTTTCGAACTGGAGATGGCCGCGCGGCTGGTCGGCGACGACGAGGACGGCGACGACTGA
- a CDS encoding universal stress protein, translated as MKVLLGIGGSEDSFRALEKAVARAKEAGDDLTIAIVENPDSTPAPPEVQERVEEVLADADVEAEVRTLSGHPGSQLLELAERESFDRIVLGGGQTSPLGKVQLGSISEFVLLNARTTVTLIR; from the coding sequence ATGAAGGTGCTGCTGGGTATCGGCGGAAGCGAGGACTCCTTCCGCGCCCTCGAGAAGGCGGTGGCGCGGGCCAAGGAGGCCGGTGACGACCTGACGATCGCGATCGTCGAGAACCCGGACTCGACGCCGGCGCCGCCGGAGGTGCAGGAGCGGGTGGAGGAGGTGCTGGCCGACGCCGACGTGGAGGCGGAGGTCCGGACCCTCAGCGGCCACCCGGGCAGCCAGTTGCTGGAGCTCGCGGAGCGCGAGTCGTTCGACCGCATCGTCCTCGGGGGCGGCCAGACGAGCCCCCTCGGGAAGGTACAGCTCGGCTCCATCTCGGAGTTCGTCCTGCTGAACGCCCGAACGACGGTGACACTGATCCGATGA
- a CDS encoding DUF5806 family protein → MTDDARATDDDAEPTPAFRRVSDDTGDEAAELTPAFRRVSDDTGDEAAELTPAFRRVSDENESESDQPPRDDQPDAREEPAAQRPPTEEARETEASDVPKDVREYERFSKIDGSTYERANEFLRDRTYITAREWAMARLCADFRTETGVEMTKIGENLPELVPFMTDTYSPQAVNQARSSFDDKVRKAGATFLYGAMCDFYTAEELDDLMYEITEVAKFLLEVEGVELTVDEELEAEERISTVMREVRESSAALRHDECPNCGHELHAGDHAAGRAADEPADD, encoded by the coding sequence ATGACAGACGACGCGCGGGCGACGGACGACGATGCGGAACCGACGCCGGCGTTCAGGCGGGTCTCCGACGACACCGGAGACGAGGCGGCGGAACTGACGCCAGCTTTCAGGCGGGTCTCCGACGACACCGGAGACGAGGCGGCGGAACTGACGCCAGCTTTCAGGCGGGTCTCCGACGAAAACGAGAGCGAGTCGGACCAGCCACCCCGAGACGACCAGCCGGACGCCCGCGAGGAGCCGGCCGCACAGCGACCCCCGACCGAGGAGGCCCGCGAGACCGAAGCGAGCGACGTCCCGAAGGACGTCCGCGAGTACGAGCGGTTCTCGAAGATCGACGGGTCGACCTACGAGCGAGCCAACGAGTTCCTCCGGGACCGCACCTACATCACCGCCCGCGAGTGGGCGATGGCACGGCTCTGTGCGGACTTCCGCACCGAGACCGGCGTCGAGATGACGAAGATCGGCGAAAACCTCCCCGAACTCGTCCCCTTCATGACCGACACCTACAGCCCGCAGGCGGTCAACCAGGCCCGCTCGTCGTTCGACGACAAGGTCCGGAAGGCCGGCGCGACGTTCCTCTACGGTGCGATGTGCGACTTCTACACCGCCGAGGAGCTCGACGACCTGATGTACGAGATCACGGAGGTCGCGAAGTTCCTGCTCGAGGTCGAGGGCGTCGAACTCACCGTCGACGAGGAGCTGGAGGCCGAAGAGCGCATCTCGACGGTCATGCGCGAGGTCCGGGAGTCCTCGGCGGCGCTCCGCCACGACGAGTGTCCCAACTGCGGCCACGAACTCCACGCCGGCGACCACGCCGCGGGGCGCGCCGCCGACGAACCGGCCGACGACTGA